The genome window TCCTTTTGGGGGAACTGCTACCCAGGATAACCTGGGGGCTGGGATAAGACACCTGGAGGAGTGGTAATGAGGAGTCCAGGCATGGGTTTGGGAGGCTCCAATCTACACTTGAATGGCCACAGTGCTGTAGACCCCACTCAGCAAAACTTGGGAAGCTTTCCCCTCTTGCAGCCAGGGGGAGGATAGCAGAAGGGTCAGGGAAGCATGGAAGAGCTGGCAGCCTGGGAGACCCGGGGCTGAGCTGGGGGAGGAGTTAACCTGCTTCAGGCCAGGTAAAAGAATGGGCTTCCCTGGGAGAGAGGTTCAGGGGGGCTTTGGGAGTGGTGCATGCCAACTGCTCTGGGCAGGCTGGGAAAGGGGACACCACTGTACCACCCAACTGGTGGAGGGGATTTGGACTCTGGTCTTTTGGCAGACCTAGTAAGTTGGTTGCTATAGAAACAGAATGGGCCCCTCCTTTCTTCACTTTAGCTGGCTTGTCCCCTGCAGCTGGTGCCTTGGTAGGCAGGGGGTAGGGGGCGTCACTGTGGAACTGAGGATGGGCCTTTAgttccttctatttatttttactttattcttgcTTATTTCTgctacatttcatttattctagAGCGGGGAAGGAAGAGACCTAGGAAAAAAGAAgtggtggggagagaaagggggTGTTTCTGGAAGTCCTTGTCGTCCttgctcctctctccttcctaccTTCAGTTGTTTAATAATCCCTATCCATCCTCACCGTGGGGAGAAAACTTggcttccttatctgtgaaatggagataaaaataatgCGTAGCTcataaggctgctgtgagcattaAGTGAGATAAGCCATATGGAGTGTTTTAACGGTGGCACACAGTAAAGCTCTGTGCATGTTacccatattattattattgtttcagtTAGCATTATGGCTATTACTAATGTGGAAGGACCAAAAGGAATGAATGAGGCATAAGGGGTAGCTTGCTACTCCACCCTCATCTCAACAGGTTCGGGCCACTGCCAACTCACCCGGTTCGCTCTTGTATGCCCTGCAAGGGGCCTAGCTAAAGAAGGCTGGTGCATTGTCTGCAGGGCTGGATTTTAAGGCAAAGGGAACAAGGCCAAACCTCCGCGTTCTGCCCACATTTTCATCGAGGCCATGAAGGAAACAggtcctgcctcagtcttcagtcctgaggacacagaggagcTTCTGCCTCTGTCTTGAAGGAGCTAGGCAGGGGCTTAGTTTTCCTGGGtcccaaggaaggaaggaagaaggcaggCAAAAACCTCAGCTGCAGGGGGGTGTAGCGAGTGAAGGGAGTGGGGAGGACCCTAGTGCGTCAAACAGAGGGTCCTGGGAGGACTTTGAAGGAAGACTGGGTGCCTCATGGAACTCGGCTACTGAGCAAATGAATcgctccttgagggcagaataGGACGCCATCTTTGGCAGGGCTGAACTTCCCACAGTGCCTGATACACAGCGCTGCTCAGAAAATGCTCACTGGAGTGGAAAAGCCACACGTGACAGCACGTAATCAAGAGTTACTCAGTGTGGTGGGATGGCTGTGGACAGAGAGCTCGGGGAGCGGCGAGACTGTGAAAGGCCGGCGCGCCAGGGGGAGGCGCTGTGGAGCAGGAGGGGTGCAGGTGGGTAGATCAAGCGGGGAGAGCAAGGGAGGGGGAAACAGAAAACAGTGTGAGCGAAAGCCAGAGGCTAGAATTAACTAGGAGTGGGGAGCCAGGGGGGGCCAGAGTGTGAGGTGTTGGGAATTAAGGGGGCTGGAAGAGGGGAGGTAGGAGGGGGCGGAGGCTGCTGAGAGTCTCAGCCTGTGGCCCCGCAGGTGACCAGGTGAGCAGGCCAGGAGTGTATGCTTCCTCCCTGCCTCATTCCAGCCTCCCTGCAGGCCccacctttgtttttctttctttctttttgcttctcctTTTAACTTTTGTTACTCTTGTATTTTGTGTATCCTGTGAGCTACCTTGAATGCTCTGGCAGAAGGAAGGGCATTCATAAGCAAACACATTTGGACGGTGCTTTAATATCTGCAGGTTCACATGATCTCTCGCCATCTTCACCGTCACCtgagaggcttttttttttttttttttacttttagtagcTTTTAAAAGGAATTACAAAGTTAATACAAAATACATGATTGATGTGAGCAATTCAGAGTACAGCAAAAAGAGtttaagaaaattcagaattctTGTTCACACCCTCCACCATCTCCATTTGTCGTGTCTTTTAGTCGTGACCAATGGGAATAGTTTGGGTGGTGTATCCTTCCAGACCCACGATGGCTAGGGCAGAACTCAGTAGTACACTCGGCTACCGAGCACTTGAAATACAGCAAGTCCCAAGTGACATAAGCCATCTGTGTAAAATATACATGGATTCCAAAGACTggatatgaaaaaagaatgtgaaatgtctcattaataattttatattgattacctgttgaaataacattttgaCTATGTTAggctaaagaaaatatattgttaacttctcttgtttttttctttttcaatacggccactaggaaatttaaaattacatatgtggcttgcattatatttttattgtataccACTGCTCCAGATCTTTCTctatacatttacatttacatgtatgtacccataaatatgtatctatacttataaagagttttgtttttcatattaatgAGGATGTTTGAGATCAAAAGATCtgtctgtgacttgctttttccCCTTACAGATTTTTCTATATCAGCACATGTAGATCAAGGTGGATATTCTGACAGATGAGGGAAATCGAGGTACCTTAAGCAATATGACAAGTTTACCCAGCCACAGTGACCAAGGCGGGATTTGAACTCATGTCCTCGAACTCAAAACCCAAGCTCTTTCTGCCTCAGGGGAGCTTACCTTTATGTACTATACTAGGTCATGGAGAGTCATGGCAGGTTCTTGAGTGAGAGAGCGAGGGGGTGGTGGTGAAGTTTTGTTAAAGGAATTGATGAGACTGGGGTGTGCAGGGCGCGCTGGAATGAAGACAACTTAATCCTCACTGCCGTCACATGGAAGCCAAGTCTTGACCTCTACAACCTGAAAAGGCTTAACCTGGCTCTGACCCCTTCTATCCCCCAGGCCCTTGGCTTTGGCTGGCACAGAGGTGCAGGAGAGCCAGCAGCACCCAGTGACCAGGCAGATGTGCCCCCAGGAGAGTTCCTTCCAACCTTCTCAGTTCCTACTGCTGGTGGGGGTCCCAGTGGCAAGTGTCCTCCTTCTGGCCCAGTGCCTTCGATGGCACTGTCCTAGATGGCGGCTGGGGATCAGCAGGAAGCCAGATGGCCAACAGGAGCTAGAGTCCCAACCTGTCCCCCTGCCAGAAAATGAGGCCCCAAGGCAGGGCCTGCCAGCCACGCTGCCAGAGATGGCTGCCTTCTACCAGGAGCTGCACACACCCACTCAAGGCCAGACTGTCATCCGTCAGCTGATGCACAAGCTGCTGGTGTTTTCGGCTCGAGAGGTGGATCACCGGGGTGGCTGCCTGATGCTCCAGGATACGGGCATCTCCCTGCTCATCCCACCAGGTAACGGCTCCCCAGCTCCCTTCTCAGCATACAGTTGTTCATGCTGCACATTAGGACACCATATACCAGGaagcattcttcacagacatctttataattttataagattGTTTATGTTTCTAGTATAGCTTTATTGACTCCAAAGATGGACATATTGCATACCATTTAGGACAACTTCCTGGCCGGTGGAAGTAAAGTGGCTTGTTCTAACGAATCAGTATACTACGCCAATTCtccaggaaaaggaaggaagagcacCTCTTGCCAAGTCACACAAAGTCACACAAAGCCCTGTGCAGACTAGCAGCAGCCCTGGAAGCAAGGGgagtgacttgctcagggtcacactaCAAGTCAGCTCACAGCTGCATTCTGCTTCCCTGTGTGCCCTGCTGAGCACCCTCTCTCCCGGGCTCCCGCCCGGCCTCCTCCCCCACGGTGACAGGGGTGTGCCTGCCTGCCAGGCCATCtcagctctccctcctcccaggtgCGGTGGCTGTGGGCCGGCAGGAGCGCGTGTCTTTGATCCTGGTGTGGGACCTGTCAGACGCCCCGTCGCTATCCCGAGCCCAGGGGCTGGTAAGCCCTGTGGTGGCATGTGGCCCCCATGGGGCCTCCTTCCTGAAGCCTTGCACCCTCACATTCAAACACTGTGCCCAGCAGCCCACCCACGCCCGCACCTACAGCAGCAACACCAACCTGCTCGACGCCAAGGCCTGGAAGCCCCTAGGGCGGTCGGGGGCCCACGCCTCTCGGGATGAGTGTCACATCCCCCTCTCCCACTTCAGGTAGGCACGTGCCCATTGGCCTGTCTTCCTGACCCCGTCTCTCTGTCTGCCTCCTCCTCATCTCTCTGTGTGGAACTCCTTTATCTGTCCAAGATGGCCTGCAAATCCCTGACCCCCTGTGTCCCTCTGTTCTAATGTCCATGGCGGCTTGTCTcactccagccctgcccaggacTACTGTGCACCCACTGTGGCTTCTGCTTGTCTGGAAGCAGCTGCCTCAACCCATCtctcctgtccctcccacctctgGCTCTCTAAAATTATCTCTATCTACCCTGTCCCTCTGTTTAGGACTGTCCCCAAACTGTCTGGGGCAGTTTGTCCCTTCCAGTTCTCTAAGACTCGATTCCATCTCTGTCCTCCATCTCTTTGTCTTTCTAGAATCTCAGGTCTTGTGTCTGCCAGTCTCCTTGCCACCCATGGACTAGCAGTGCAGGGCCATGTGCGGGAGCCCTCCTCAACACAGTGACCCTGAGCCCACCTTCCCTGTCTCCCCTGctggccctcctccctcctcagtcaCCAGTCCCCAGTCACTGTGACACACTTTTTGTACCCACCCCCAGTTTCTCCCTATATGCACCCCCTGAAAGTGCTCTTCTAGCCTCCCTGAAGGTGCCCATGGAGACCCTTGGCACAGCAGGAGCCTGGTGGTAGGTGTGCTGGGGTCTCAGCCCTGCTGAGCTTGGGTCCCTGCCACCGTCTCCCTCCGCAGCCTCTACACCTGTGTGCTGGAGGCACCTTTGGGGCGGGCAGCTCGCAAATGGCTGCAGCTGGCCGTGTTCTGCTCGCCGCTGGCGCCAGGGCAGTCGCACCTGCAGCTGCGCGTCTACTTCCTGAACAACACGCCCTGCGCCCTGCAGTGGGCCCTGACCAACGAGCAGCCCCACGGAGGGCGCCTGCGCGGGCCCTGCCAGCTCTTTGACTTCACCGGGGCCAGAGGCGACCAGTGCCTGAAACTCCAGTACATCTCGGAGGGTGAGGGAGGCGGGGGGCTGCGGAATAGGGCCACAGGGAGCCCCACAAGAAAGAAAGCTCAGGGCCTCTCCCTGGGCTGAAAATCGGGGAACCCCAAGTTTCTTCCAAGGTTCCTGGGCCAGCGGCAGCCTCAAGGAGAGCCCTGGCTTCCACTGCTGTCTCTAGGAGCCCCCAGGCTTTGTCCGTGCGGCTGCCCGCTCAGCCTCTGCCACCCACCCCAGGACAGGCTgaggccaggtgggaggtggggaggagaggtgtTGTACCCCGAAGGAGCACGGAGGGACAGGGAGATCCCTACTGTCCACTGGGTGGAGCTGGTTTGGGGAGGAGGCCTTCCCAGGCTTCTGTGCTCGGCCCGCTTTCCTTCATGGCCTGGGCTGCAGAATTGGCTTTGGGGCCCACTGCATCTGTGCTGTGTGGCCAGGACACACACGCATGGCTGcttctgggggtgggagggtaaTGGGGGAGATCTTCATGCTGTGCGTGGAGGGAGTGTGTGGGAAGAAGCACACTCCCCACCAGGCTCTGGGGATTCCTGTCCACTTGAGATGCTCCTGCCTTTGCTCTGTGCTCATGCCTCCCTACAGCCCCCTTAAAACTTGGGCGAGGTTCCACTCTCTGAGGCCCTCCACTCTCTGCCTGCTCCCCAGGTTGGGAGAACGTGGATGACAGCAGTTGCCAGCTGGTCCCCCATCTCCACATCTGGCATGGAAAGTGCCCCTTCCGTTCCTTCTGCTTCCGGAGAAAAGCAGGTAGCTTAGGAGTCCCGTGTgtctcctgccctctcctctcccctcccctcccttgctAGTGGCCCCGGAACTCTGCAGGCCTCAGGCAGCCGAGCAAACAGACCTTCTTTGGAAGGCCGAGAGCCACAGAGATCTTTGCACAGAGAAAGGCATGTTTGGCTCCAGCATCTTCAGATTCCCCAGGTTTTACTGTCAAGTCCCTTGACTTATGCTCCTATCCCAGACCTTTTCCTCACTCACTGGCCACATTTTCACCTCTCTTTGTAGCCAATGAGAACGAGGACTGCTCGGCACTAACCAATGAGATCATAGTCACCATGCACACCTACCAGGATGTGAGTTGatgcagaggaagggcagaaccTAGGAGGAGTCCTGGGTAAAGTGGGCGTGGGGTCTGGTGCCCTTAAGCACGTCCGTAATCACATCATCAAGTAGGTGAAGACGCGCTTTGCACAGAGCAGCCATTCCAGCTCTTCGGGGGGCTCAGGCCATCCGGCCTCCAGGTTACCCTCCATCCCTGGCTCTTTCTTGTCTATCAGTGGATGACTCCAGCAGGAGGTTAAAGAACCAAACCCTAGTTTAACTCCTTCTCCCAACTCAGAGGAACTGGGACATCAAAGAGAATGGTTTCTTTCTAGGCTAATTATCTACATGTGGGGGATGATGTTCTGTACATTCATTGTGGGGAGGTGGTACTGAATGGATGGGATGAGAGTCAggtatccttcccctcctcccactgcacCAAAGGAAGAAGTGAAGAAGTCAGGGTTGAGAGACTTGGGGAGCCACAGTGGCATCTTGGGGAGCCACAGTGGCATCTTGGTGGAGGGTAGGCAGATACCCTCAGGTTGTCACTGGGGAAGAACCAGGGAAAGTTGGAATGGAGGGCAGGGGCATATATGCCTGAGTTCAGTGTCTCTGCTACTAGAAGACCTCCTGCTGTCTCCCACGAACCCACCCAGGACTGCTCCTGGTGGCTTAGGATGCACCCTGTGTGGTCCTCATGTCCCAGTTTCCAAAGAGCTCAGTGGGCAAACTTTAGGCTGAAAGTAGGGTTCTGAGATCAGGGAAGCATAAGATAGTGGGTGCGGGGTGAGGTGGGCTTATATATCCTGGTAAAGTGGCTCTGGGTGACAAGCTGAAGGAGAAATATGAGGAATGGATATAGGAACTCAGCTTCTGACTCAGGGGTATATCTTATGCCCTCTAAGTGTGTTCTCTGTTGACTCAGGGCTTGGAGACCAAGTACATGGAAATCCTCAGATTCCAAGCATCAGAGGAGGAACCCTGGGCAGCGCCACCCCCTGTCTCCCAGCCACCCCCGTGCAATAGGTGAGATGGTGGTTGCTTGGGCTGCTGCCTGGGGGATGTTGGGATTCCGGCCCTGGCACTTACAGGGCGAGTAtagtgctggggtggggagggaggaccaGACTGGGTTTCTTGGGTCCTTTCCTCTAAGAACATCCTTTTCCCCCTACCTCAGGCTGCCCCCAGAGCTCTTTGAGCAGCTGCAGATGTTGTTGGAGCCAAATAGCATCACGGGCAATGACTGGCGCAGACTGGCCTCCCACTTGGGGCTCTGTGGCATGAAAATACGGTAAGAGAGGCAAGGTCTATGGATGGGAGAGGAGGGTAGAGAGTTCTTGGGACAATTTGGAGACAAGACCACAGAGAAGGAAGTGACTTAAAATCAGACAATGGCTACTCCTTACCCTTAAAGAGGCAGCTCTTTCTATTTATCACTGTATCCTTAGTACTGGAATGATGCTTGGctcctagtaggtgctcaataaatatttaacagtGAATCAGTTAACATGCAAATGATGGGGTACATATTGAGTGCTTGCCATACTGTGCCCTGAGGAATTGAATGGCAGATTATAGGATAATGTGTGTAAATCATGTACCTGggtacctggcacatattaaTTCAGTGTTAGCAATAATGGCGGCAATGCAGCCATGATCCCTGTCAAGGAACCCATGAAGAAATCAGTAAGAGGACAATTCTGCACTAAGCCCCAGAACCCCGACTGAGTGCGATGATCCGGGAAGGCGTCATTCAGGAGATGGGGCTGGAACTGGATCCTGAAAACAGGGTGGATTTTAAAAGCATTCAATTATTTAAgcatttatcaagtgcctactGTGTCCTGGAGGCTGTGATAAGCACTGGGATACAAAGCGAACGAGACATGGTCCCAGCTTCTAGGAGTGCACACCCTAGCAAGAGGTACAGAGAACCTGAGAAATAAAAGCGAACGTTCCTGTGCCTTCTTGTACGCATCCAATACTGGGTAACATGCTGAAAGGAGGCATACAATAGCTGAAGCAAGAATACTAATGGATTGTGGGAGCTGCGGCTAGAAGTCTGCACTGAGAGGTGCAGAAGGGTCTCTTCCACCTGGGCGGTGGGAATTAGAAAGGGCTCCAAGGAGGAGGTGATGGGGAAGGGGCGATCAGCTGTTCTGCTTGAGGGGGAGGCGGAGGTGGGGTGGTTGTGGGTGAGGTGGGGTGGTTGTGGGTGTGGTGTGTGCGAGGCGGGAAAGGGACAAGCTGGAGGCAAGGAGGTTCAGGATGGGAGAAGCAGGGAAAAGGTCAGAAAGGCAGGGCAAGACCAGGTGGATGAGCCAGAAAGTCAGGCGAAAGGGACTCTGGAAGGTTTTTGGGCAGAGGAGGGTTATGATAAAAAGCCATGGTTTATTTAGGGCAATTGCTTTCTTGGGGGTGGGCAGGATGTGGtctgggagagaggaaggagggaggcagttAGGAGGCTAGGGTGAGGCAAGGAGTGTATTTGGGGAGAGTGAGGGGGAGAAGGCAATTACAGATCACCAGAGCTGGAAGCAACCTTAGAAGTCTTCTCATCTAAGCCCTCAGCTTTgtaagaggaaactgaggcctagggagGAATAAGGCCAGGGACTTAGCCTCTAAGCCAGGACAATGTCAGGTTTCAAAGTTCTGGGGCCTTGGGCCACCCCAGTCCCCTGGAAGAGGACTAGAGCAAGAGGACAGGAGCGCTGCAGGGCGTGGGTGTGTTGCAGCCCAGCGGGGCTGGAGCAGGGGTGAGCTCCCcgctgcttcctcctcctcctcctcacctccccgCCAGGTTCCTGTCCTGCCAGCGCAGCCCGGCCGCGGCCATCCTGGAGCTGTTTGAGGAGCAGAACGGCAGCCTGCAGGAGCTGCACTACCTCATGACGGTCATGGAGCGGCTGGACTGCGCCTCGGCCATCCAGAACTACCTGAGCGGGACGCGGGCCGGCAGCCCAGCCCCCGCCCGCGGCCGCGACAACCAGGGCCTGGAGCTGGACGAGAAGCTCTGAGCGCGCGGCCGCCGCGCTCGGGCGGAGGGAGCTCGGGGGTGTGCCCCAGCGCCTGAGAACGCGGCAGCGGGCCCCGGCTGCGCCTGCCGCCCGCCTCCGAGCCCTCGGACGGCGCCGGGCCCACCCGCGAGCCCGCGGAGGCCTCGCCCGCCTCCCCGCCTGGGGCTCCCGCGGCCGCCGACGCGGGCCTGCCTGCAGGTCCCCTCCCGGCCGGCAGGGGGCGCGGGAGCCCAGGAGATGGCCGGCGTCCTGGGAGCTGGCGGGGGACGCCAGGCCGCCCCGCGCGCGCAGCGTAGGGACTGGGCGGGCCGCCGTGTTTGCCGGACGCTCCGGAAGACCCAGCGCTGGGCTGGCGTCGCGGGGAATACCGCAGTACGCGACGGAGGGCCGGGAGCCGCGACAGGCACGGCCGTCCCGGGAGACGGGACGCGCTCCCTGAGCCCAGGGCGAACTCCGCCGCGCCACCCCGCGGGCAGGGACGCGTGCGGCGCGACCCGAGTGTGGGCTGCGGCCGCGAGGACGCCGCGTGGGGGATGCCGGGAGAGGGTTGGGCCTGCGGAGAGGTCGGAgatgtgtggggtgggggcgggcggcTGGGGTTAGGAGCACAGCGTGCACACGCAGGGCTGGAGGCTTTCA of Microcebus murinus isolate Inina chromosome 5, M.murinus_Inina_mat1.0, whole genome shotgun sequence contains these proteins:
- the UNC5CL gene encoding UNC5C-like protein, which translates into the protein MCPQESSFQPSQFLLLVGVPVASVLLLAQCLRWHCPRWRLGISRKPDGQQELESQPVPLPENEAPRQGLPATLPEMAAFYQELHTPTQGQTVIRQLMHKLLVFSAREVDHRGGCLMLQDTGISLLIPPGAVAVGRQERVSLILVWDLSDAPSLSRAQGLVSPVVACGPHGASFLKPCTLTFKHCAQQPTHARTYSSNTNLLDAKAWKPLGRSGAHASRDECHIPLSHFSLYTCVLEAPLGRAARKWLQLAVFCSPLAPGQSHLQLRVYFLNNTPCALQWALTNEQPHGGRLRGPCQLFDFTGARGDQCLKLQYISEGWENVDDSSCQLVPHLHIWHGKCPFRSFCFRRKAANENEDCSALTNEIIVTMHTYQDGLETKYMEILRFQASEEEPWAAPPPVSQPPPCNRLPPELFEQLQMLLEPNSITGNDWRRLASHLGLCGMKIRFLSCQRSPAAAILELFEEQNGSLQELHYLMTVMERLDCASAIQNYLSGTRAGSPAPARGRDNQGLELDEKL